Proteins from a single region of Patescibacteria group bacterium:
- the lysS gene encoding lysine--tRNA ligase: MTELEPIRRQKLDALRQKGINAYPAKIKRDHTCHLAKENFDKLSETKKEITLAGRLVLLRLHGGASFAQLQDGTDKIQILFRRDIVGEENYKLLKDSIDLGDFIEATGTLFLTKTNEQTLEVKSFRLITKTLLPLPEKWHGLVDVEVRFRQRYLDLISNPEVRQLFRNRSLIVKSIREFFNNRDYLEVETPILQPLQGGANARPFITHHNALNMELYLRIAPELYLKRLIVGGYDRVYEIARCFRNEGIDKAHNPEFTQIEFYQAYSDYNDLMILTEELIKFLTERVCGSTKVSYENNKMDFTPPFPRVTYREAIKKQTGLDIDKCKETKELAKEAKKLGLEIDPTWEKANILDEFFKQFVRPKIIDPIFIVDYPVELEPLAKRKADNPDYVERFQLVAAGMELCKGFSELNDPIDQEGRFRAQEAMAEAGDEEAQRLDFDFIEALKYGMPPTAGEGFGIDRLAILFNNVHNIREVILFPTMRPKEK; encoded by the coding sequence ATGACCGAATTAGAACCAATCAGACGGCAAAAATTAGACGCCTTACGCCAAAAAGGCATTAATGCTTATCCGGCTAAAATTAAGCGCGACCATACTTGCCATTTGGCTAAGGAAAATTTTGATAAATTATCTGAGACTAAAAAGGAAATTACCTTGGCGGGTCGCTTAGTCTTGCTGCGGCTTCATGGCGGGGCTTCTTTTGCGCAGTTACAGGACGGAACGGATAAAATTCAGATTCTTTTCCGCCGCGATATAGTCGGTGAAGAAAATTATAAACTCTTGAAAGATTCTATTGATTTGGGAGATTTCATTGAAGCAACCGGTACATTATTTTTGACCAAAACCAATGAGCAGACATTAGAAGTTAAAAGTTTTCGTTTAATTACGAAAACCTTATTACCTTTGCCGGAAAAATGGCACGGGTTGGTTGATGTCGAGGTTAGATTTAGACAGCGCTATTTGGATTTAATATCTAATCCTGAGGTTCGCCAATTATTTCGCAATAGAAGCTTGATAGTTAAGTCGATTCGTGAATTTTTTAACAACCGTGATTATTTAGAAGTTGAAACTCCGATTTTACAACCCCTACAAGGCGGTGCTAACGCTCGGCCGTTTATTACGCATCATAATGCTTTGAATATGGAATTGTACTTACGCATTGCGCCGGAACTCTATTTAAAAAGATTAATTGTTGGCGGTTATGATCGGGTTTACGAAATTGCTCGTTGCTTTAGAAACGAAGGTATTGATAAAGCTCACAATCCAGAATTTACCCAAATAGAATTTTATCAGGCCTATTCTGATTATAATGATTTGATGATTTTGACCGAAGAACTGATAAAGTTTTTAACCGAACGAGTTTGCGGTAGCACCAAGGTTAGTTATGAAAATAACAAAATGGATTTTACCCCACCCTTTCCTAGGGTTACTTATCGCGAAGCCATAAAAAAACAAACAGGACTTGATATTGATAAATGTAAAGAAACTAAAGAGTTGGCCAAAGAAGCCAAAAAATTAGGTCTGGAAATTGACCCCACTTGGGAGAAGGCTAATATTTTAGACGAATTTTTTAAACAATTTGTCAGGCCAAAAATAATCGATCCGATTTTTATAGTTGATTATCCGGTTGAGCTTGAACCGTTAGCCAAAAGAAAAGCCGATAATCCTGACTATGTGGAACGTTTTCAGCTGGTGGCGGCTGGCATGGAGCTTTGCAAGGGCTTTTCCGAGTTAAACGATCCGATCGACCAAGAGGGGAGATTTAGGGCTCAAGAGGCTATGGCCGAAGCCGGCGACGAAGAAGCGCAACGCTTAGATTTTGATTTTATTGAAGCCTTGAAATATGGCATGCCACCGACAGCCGGTGAGGGCTTTGGTATTGATCGTTTAGCTATTTTATTTAATAATGTTCATAATATCCGCGAGGTTATTTTATTCCCGACCATGCGGCCCAAGGAAAAATAA